A stretch of Bradyrhizobium sp. AZCC 2262 DNA encodes these proteins:
- a CDS encoding ABC transporter permease — MLSYILRRILSTLPVMGIVALFVFSLLYIAPGDPAAVIAGDQASPADVERIRQGLGLDRPFLVQFGSWLWHIVHGDLGTSIFTNLPVSAMIAQRIEPTLSLMAITLVLTILVAVPLGVVAAWKAGSWVDRTIMAFAVFAFSLPVFVVGYVLAYVFALQFEWLPVQGYTPLTAGFWPWLQNLILPAVALGTVYIALIARITRASMLEVLQQDYVRTARAKGLDQRNILFVHALKNAAVPIVTVIGIGIALLIGGAVVTESVFAIPGLGRLTIDAILRRDYPVIQGIVLLFSFLYVLVNLMVDVTYTLVDPRIRY; from the coding sequence ATGCTCTCGTATATCCTCCGGCGCATTCTCTCGACCTTGCCCGTGATGGGGATCGTCGCGCTGTTCGTCTTCAGCCTGCTCTACATCGCGCCGGGCGATCCGGCCGCGGTGATTGCGGGCGACCAGGCGAGCCCCGCCGACGTTGAGCGCATTCGCCAGGGCCTCGGTCTCGACCGGCCGTTTCTGGTCCAGTTCGGGTCTTGGCTCTGGCATATCGTGCACGGCGATCTCGGCACCTCGATCTTCACCAACCTGCCGGTCTCCGCGATGATCGCGCAGCGCATCGAGCCGACGCTCTCGCTGATGGCGATTACGCTCGTCCTGACCATCCTTGTCGCGGTGCCGCTCGGCGTGGTGGCGGCGTGGAAGGCGGGAAGCTGGGTGGACCGCACCATCATGGCGTTTGCCGTGTTCGCCTTCTCGCTTCCCGTCTTTGTTGTCGGATACGTCCTTGCCTACGTATTCGCGCTGCAATTCGAATGGCTTCCCGTGCAGGGCTACACACCGTTGACCGCGGGCTTCTGGCCATGGCTGCAGAACCTGATCCTGCCGGCAGTCGCGCTGGGCACCGTCTACATCGCGCTGATCGCGCGCATTACCCGCGCCTCCATGCTTGAGGTGCTGCAGCAGGATTATGTCCGCACCGCCCGCGCCAAAGGCCTCGACCAGCGCAACATCCTGTTCGTTCACGCGCTGAAAAACGCAGCCGTTCCGATCGTGACGGTGATCGGTATCGGCATTGCGCTACTGATCGGCGGTGCGGTGGTGACCGAAAGCGTGTTCGCCATCCCCGGCCTTGGCCGGCTGACGATCGATGCGATCCTGCGCCGCGATTATCCGGTCATCCAGGGCATCGTGCTGCTGTTCAGCTTTCTCTATGTGCTCGTCAACCTGATGGTCGACGTCACCTATACCCTGGTCGACCCGAGGATCCGCTATTGA
- a CDS encoding DUF4908 domain-containing protein → MSGRFQKIAVGAALTLIISIGALAAESGPPLRIGHYSTGSGLIGFVIDRMGTPIKLRFDGSDEILALTTEQAPYNSMTLKRDDGVSVLRIYETGRILIFSDKLSGGSADAYRDQDAEPLAVKRATKEQAETEAESLGRSLKRAGAPELAISLDAPRLSADAAAWSAMADAIAVTGATLAEMLTSPIAREIIAAKLRRVVIRDADQVDVRLAGDTLIVEVEAREPITGRPSSARLKSAIGDLL, encoded by the coding sequence ATGTCCGGACGTTTCCAAAAGATCGCCGTCGGCGCCGCCCTCACCTTGATCATCAGCATTGGCGCCCTCGCCGCGGAAAGCGGGCCGCCGCTTCGCATCGGGCATTACAGCACCGGCAGCGGATTGATCGGCTTTGTGATCGACCGCATGGGAACGCCGATCAAGCTGCGCTTCGACGGCTCCGACGAAATCCTGGCCTTGACCACCGAGCAGGCCCCATACAATTCGATGACGCTCAAGCGCGACGACGGCGTCTCGGTTCTTCGGATCTACGAAACGGGTCGCATTCTGATATTCAGCGACAAATTGTCGGGCGGTTCGGCTGACGCGTATCGCGACCAGGACGCCGAGCCGCTCGCCGTCAAGAGGGCAACGAAAGAGCAGGCCGAGACCGAGGCCGAGTCGCTCGGGCGCAGCCTCAAGCGCGCGGGCGCCCCGGAGCTCGCGATCTCGCTGGACGCGCCTCGCCTTTCCGCTGACGCCGCCGCATGGTCCGCCATGGCGGACGCAATCGCCGTCACCGGAGCAACCCTGGCTGAGATGCTCACCTCACCGATCGCACGTGAGATCATCGCGGCGAAACTGCGGCGCGTCGTCATCCGCGACGCCGACCAGGTTGATGTCAGGCTGGCGGGCGACACCCTGATCGTGGAGGTCGAAGCCAGGGAGCCGATCACAGGCCGGCCGTCCTCGGCGCGCCTCAAGTCTGCGATCGGTGACCTCCTGTAG
- a CDS encoding amidohydrolase/deacetylase family metallohydrolase, which yields MPFDLVLRGGRVVDPSQKLDAVTDIAFAGGKVAMIGSELKADPGTDVRDVSDYIVTPGLIDLHTHVYWGGTSLGIDAEEFCRTSGVTTAVDTGSAGPGNFAGFRKHVIEPSQVRILAYLHVSHAGIYGFSHRVMVGESEEMRLMNPIDAVAVAEANRDLVVGIKVRVGLHASGTSGIVPLDIALEVAEEVGMPLMAHIDHPPPSYEEVLARLRPGDVLTHAFRPFPNTPATAQGTVKRAVLEARERGVLFDIGHGKGSFAFKTARAMLANGFYPDTISSDVHALCIDGPAFDQVTTMSKFLCMGMPLSDVVAASTVNAAMALRRPELGSLKPGSVGDATLISIPQGQFDYVDVIGEHLIGDRKIASEGVVIGGRWWHPQQSSKFKQLAGQAEREWM from the coding sequence ATGCCTTTCGATTTGGTTCTGCGCGGCGGCCGGGTGGTTGATCCTTCCCAGAAGCTCGACGCCGTGACCGATATAGCCTTCGCCGGCGGCAAGGTGGCCATGATCGGAAGCGAGCTCAAGGCCGATCCCGGAACCGATGTGCGGGACGTGTCTGACTACATCGTCACCCCCGGTTTGATCGATCTGCACACCCATGTCTATTGGGGTGGCACCTCGCTCGGCATCGATGCCGAAGAGTTCTGCCGCACCTCGGGCGTCACTACGGCGGTCGACACCGGCAGCGCCGGTCCGGGCAATTTCGCCGGTTTCCGCAAGCATGTCATCGAGCCGAGCCAGGTCCGCATTCTCGCCTATCTGCATGTCTCCCACGCTGGCATCTACGGCTTCTCGCATCGCGTCATGGTCGGCGAGAGCGAGGAGATGCGCTTGATGAATCCGATCGATGCCGTCGCGGTGGCGGAGGCCAACCGCGACCTCGTCGTCGGCATCAAGGTGCGGGTAGGGCTCCACGCCTCGGGCACGTCGGGGATCGTGCCGCTCGACATCGCGCTGGAGGTCGCTGAAGAGGTCGGCATGCCGCTGATGGCGCACATCGACCACCCGCCGCCGAGCTATGAGGAGGTGCTCGCCCGCCTGCGGCCGGGCGACGTTCTCACGCATGCGTTCCGGCCGTTTCCCAATACGCCCGCCACCGCCCAGGGTACGGTGAAAAGGGCGGTGCTGGAGGCGCGCGAACGCGGCGTGTTATTCGATATCGGTCACGGCAAAGGCTCATTCGCCTTCAAGACTGCCCGCGCCATGCTTGCCAACGGCTTCTATCCCGACACCATTTCCTCTGACGTCCATGCCCTGTGCATCGACGGGCCGGCCTTTGATCAGGTGACGACCATGTCCAAGTTCCTGTGCATGGGCATGCCGCTGTCTGATGTGGTCGCCGCTTCGACGGTCAATGCGGCGATGGCGCTGCGGCGTCCGGAACTCGGCAGCCTCAAGCCGGGCAGCGTTGGGGACGCCACCCTCATCTCGATTCCGCAAGGCCAGTTCGACTATGTCGACGTCATCGGGGAGCATTTGATCGGCGACCGCAAGATCGCGTCCGAAGGTGTCGTCATTGGCGGCCGCTGGTGGCATCCGCAGCAATCGTCGAAATTCAAGCAGCTTGCAGGCCAGGCAGAACGCGAATGGATGTGA
- a CDS encoding caspase family protein produces the protein MSKKNLCLAILALSVAISFAATARAEKRVALLVGNNAYQNVPRLQTAVNDARSVGTTLRGLGFSVILAENQSRRAMSEALLAFDKAIEPGDIALFFFAGHGFEIRGQNYLLPTDIPEVREGQEELIRDSAFPADRIIDRLQARGARTAVLVLDACRNNPFERSGGRGLKGSGGLAAMTPAEGVFIMFSAGAKQTALDRLSNTDRASNSVFTRNLIHRLAEPDLTLVQIAKRLQIEVKQLAASVGRDQTPAYYDQVVGEIVLNSSGHTTPAGIGLTPPPQAAALLSDIDKRAAEAVPAPSADPVIAELDALAAAKSWSELRDHLTTVRPTARDAHWASLAEQAAIGELTPLATSARPFGDRLAALEHYAKTFQILNDNPKFLALRASIGLSAFGDCLEQSYGTGLNDCRRELDGFVRTTPKSVGTARADLARDAARLVGRKLNRSAAAPFFAIAIEAPAETNAAVCTDRDLTDAVIAALSRPPDWDEAKAAEALTEACWSTLGTAVVAQVARETGDNSYYLGNACPILLRRDALTGLRAARCREIKSR, from the coding sequence ATGTCGAAGAAAAACTTGTGCCTCGCGATCCTCGCGCTGAGTGTCGCGATAAGTTTCGCCGCGACCGCTCGCGCGGAGAAACGCGTTGCCCTGCTGGTCGGCAATAATGCCTACCAGAACGTTCCGCGGCTGCAGACCGCCGTCAACGACGCGCGTTCGGTCGGCACCACACTGCGCGGGCTCGGTTTCTCGGTGATTCTTGCCGAGAACCAGTCGCGCCGTGCCATGAGCGAGGCCCTGCTCGCTTTCGACAAGGCGATCGAACCGGGTGACATCGCGCTGTTCTTCTTCGCTGGACACGGCTTCGAGATCCGCGGCCAGAACTACCTGCTGCCGACGGACATCCCGGAGGTCCGCGAAGGACAGGAAGAACTGATCCGCGATTCCGCGTTTCCGGCCGACCGGATCATCGACCGGCTGCAGGCGCGCGGCGCCCGCACTGCGGTGCTCGTGCTCGACGCCTGCCGCAACAATCCGTTCGAGCGGTCGGGCGGGCGCGGGCTCAAGGGCAGCGGCGGACTCGCCGCGATGACGCCTGCCGAGGGCGTATTCATCATGTTCTCCGCTGGCGCCAAGCAGACCGCGCTCGACCGGCTGTCCAACACCGACCGCGCCTCGAACTCCGTGTTCACGCGAAACCTCATCCACCGGCTGGCGGAGCCGGACCTGACGCTGGTGCAGATTGCCAAACGCCTGCAGATCGAAGTCAAGCAGTTGGCGGCGAGCGTCGGGCGCGACCAAACGCCGGCCTACTACGACCAGGTCGTCGGCGAGATCGTACTCAACTCAAGTGGACACACCACGCCCGCCGGCATCGGCTTGACCCCGCCGCCGCAAGCCGCGGCCCTGCTCTCCGACATCGACAAGCGCGCCGCCGAGGCCGTGCCGGCTCCTTCGGCGGATCCTGTGATCGCCGAACTCGACGCGCTGGCTGCCGCGAAGAGCTGGAGCGAGCTCCGCGACCACCTGACAACGGTGAGGCCGACGGCGCGCGACGCACACTGGGCTTCGCTGGCCGAACAAGCCGCGATCGGCGAATTAACTCCGCTTGCGACGTCGGCGCGTCCGTTTGGCGATCGGCTTGCGGCGCTTGAGCACTATGCAAAGACGTTTCAGATCCTGAACGACAACCCGAAATTCCTGGCCCTGCGCGCGTCAATCGGCCTGTCCGCGTTCGGCGACTGCCTTGAGCAGTCTTACGGGACAGGTCTCAACGACTGCCGCCGGGAACTGGACGGTTTCGTGCGCACGACGCCCAAGAGCGTCGGCACGGCACGCGCCGACCTCGCGCGTGACGCCGCCCGTCTCGTCGGGCGCAAACTCAACCGCTCGGCCGCCGCGCCGTTTTTCGCCATCGCGATCGAGGCCCCAGCCGAAACGAATGCGGCGGTCTGTACGGATCGAGATCTCACGGACGCCGTCATTGCCGCACTCAGCCGGCCTCCCGACTGGGATGAGGCCAAGGCAGCGGAAGCGCTCACGGAAGCCTGCTGGAGCACACTCGGCACCGCGGTCGTGGCACAGGTCGCGCGCGAGACCGGCGACAACAGCTACTACCTCGGCAATGCCTGCCCGATACTGCTGCGGCGCGACGCTTTAACAGGACTGCGCGCGGCCCGCTGCCGGGAAATCAAATCGCGATAG
- a CDS encoding ABC transporter substrate-binding protein — translation MDRRTVLKGLAGVGSLAATGGLSMPALSQGAAARTLRFVPQANLANFDPIWGTQYVVRNAAALVWDTLYGLDATLQPQRQMVESEEVSDDGLVWTFRLRPGLKFHDGEPVLSKDVVASLTRWSARDPMGLMLKAIQNELTTVDDRTFKWALKSPYPKMLLALGKNSTPCAFIMPERIAQTDPFKQIPEYVGSGPMKFAKSEWVPGAKAVFEKFADYTPRQEKASWLAGGKQMLVARIEWVVIPDPATAAAALQNGEVDWWESPITDLVPSLKKNRNINVDIADPLGNIGSFRMNHLYPPFNDVKVRRAVLAALSQEDYMRALVGDDTALWKPLPGFFTPDTPLYSEEGGEILKGKRDLAMAKKLLAESSYSGQPVTCVVAQDQPITKAQGDVTADLLKQMGMNVDFVATDWGTVGSRRAQKTPPGQGGWGMFHTWHAGADCISPAAYNAIRANGDKAWFGWPTSAPVEKEVLAWFDAKNLDEEKAAVNRLNKAALEDVVYAPTGFFLSYTAWRKNVSGIAKGPLPFFWGVSKTA, via the coding sequence ATGGATCGCAGGACTGTGTTGAAGGGATTGGCCGGGGTAGGCAGCCTGGCGGCGACGGGCGGCCTTTCGATGCCGGCGCTTTCGCAAGGCGCTGCGGCGCGCACCTTACGCTTTGTGCCGCAGGCCAACCTCGCGAATTTCGATCCGATCTGGGGGACCCAGTATGTCGTGCGCAACGCCGCCGCGCTGGTGTGGGACACCCTTTACGGTCTCGACGCCACGCTGCAGCCGCAGCGCCAGATGGTCGAGTCTGAGGAGGTGTCCGACGACGGTCTGGTCTGGACCTTCCGGCTCCGGCCGGGGCTCAAGTTCCACGACGGCGAGCCGGTGCTCAGCAAGGACGTGGTGGCGAGCCTGACGCGCTGGTCGGCGCGCGATCCCATGGGCCTGATGCTCAAGGCGATCCAGAACGAGCTGACCACCGTCGACGACCGCACCTTCAAATGGGCGCTGAAGTCGCCTTATCCGAAGATGCTGCTGGCGTTGGGCAAGAATAGCACGCCCTGCGCGTTCATTATGCCGGAGCGCATTGCCCAGACCGACCCGTTCAAGCAGATTCCCGAATATGTCGGCTCGGGCCCCATGAAGTTCGCAAAAAGTGAATGGGTGCCCGGCGCCAAGGCGGTGTTCGAGAAATTTGCCGATTACACGCCGCGGCAGGAGAAGGCGTCCTGGCTCGCGGGCGGCAAGCAGATGCTGGTTGCCCGCATCGAATGGGTAGTGATCCCGGATCCTGCCACGGCGGCGGCCGCACTTCAGAATGGCGAGGTCGATTGGTGGGAGAGCCCCATCACCGATCTCGTGCCGTCGCTCAAGAAGAACCGCAACATCAACGTCGACATCGCCGATCCCCTGGGTAACATCGGCTCATTCCGGATGAACCATCTGTATCCGCCCTTCAACGATGTGAAGGTGCGACGTGCCGTGCTCGCGGCGCTGAGCCAGGAAGACTACATGCGCGCGCTTGTCGGCGACGATACCGCGCTCTGGAAACCGCTGCCCGGCTTCTTCACGCCGGATACGCCGCTCTACTCGGAAGAGGGCGGCGAGATCCTGAAGGGCAAGCGCGATCTCGCAATGGCAAAGAAGCTCTTGGCCGAGAGCAGCTATTCAGGCCAGCCGGTCACCTGCGTGGTGGCGCAGGATCAACCGATCACCAAGGCGCAGGGCGATGTCACTGCCGATCTGCTGAAGCAGATGGGCATGAATGTCGACTTCGTCGCGACCGATTGGGGCACGGTCGGTTCCCGCCGCGCCCAGAAAACGCCGCCGGGCCAGGGCGGCTGGGGAATGTTTCACACCTGGCACGCCGGGGCGGACTGCATCAGCCCCGCCGCCTACAACGCCATTCGCGCCAATGGCGACAAGGCATGGTTTGGCTGGCCCACAAGCGCGCCCGTGGAAAAGGAAGTTTTGGCATGGTTCGATGCCAAGAATCTCGATGAGGAGAAAGCTGCGGTCAATCGTCTCAACAAGGCGGCGCTCGAGGACGTGGTTTATGCGCCGACCGGATTCTTCTTGAGCTACACGGCGTGGCGCAAGAATGTCTCCGGTATCGCCAAGGGGCCGCTGCCCTTCTTCTGGGGCGTATCGAAGACCGCATGA
- a CDS encoding ABC transporter permease — translation MNAVRTGITPIAWLIAPSALLFTLFFFLPMGLMAVISLLTGNPVVQPNVDFTTKYYRRILDDTYYFEVIWTTIRIGLLTTLSALLIGYPLAHWMARIRGRTAYAMLMMAVLTPMLTGIVVRTFAWMALLSDKGAINQALIGLGLISKPLPLMYNEFSIVLGLTHIYVPYMVLTLVGVIGRIDERLEHAAQNLGASPLRAFLEVTLPLSLPGILAGSLLVFALAISAYVTPILMGGFQIMTLPMLIYQQISSSFNVGFAAALGMVLLTISLVLVIAYNRILGLVSGQRDLQ, via the coding sequence ATGAATGCGGTTCGCACGGGCATCACACCTATTGCCTGGCTGATCGCGCCGAGCGCGCTGCTGTTCACCCTGTTCTTCTTCCTGCCGATGGGGCTGATGGCCGTGATCAGCCTGCTCACCGGCAATCCGGTCGTGCAGCCAAATGTCGATTTCACGACCAAATATTATCGGCGAATTCTCGACGACACCTATTACTTCGAGGTGATCTGGACCACGATCCGGATTGGCCTACTCACTACGCTTTCGGCCTTGCTGATCGGCTACCCGCTGGCCCACTGGATGGCGCGCATTCGTGGTCGCACTGCCTATGCCATGCTGATGATGGCGGTGTTGACACCGATGCTGACGGGCATTGTCGTCCGCACCTTTGCCTGGATGGCGCTGTTGTCCGACAAGGGCGCGATCAACCAAGCCCTGATCGGCCTCGGCCTGATCTCGAAACCGCTGCCGCTGATGTACAACGAATTCAGCATCGTGCTGGGCCTGACGCATATCTACGTGCCCTACATGGTTCTGACCCTGGTCGGCGTCATCGGGCGGATCGACGAGCGGCTGGAACATGCGGCGCAGAATCTTGGCGCCTCGCCGCTTCGGGCTTTCCTTGAAGTGACGCTGCCCCTGAGCCTGCCTGGCATCCTGGCCGGCTCGCTCCTGGTCTTTGCGCTGGCCATCAGCGCCTATGTCACGCCGATCCTGATGGGCGGCTTCCAGATCATGACGCTGCCCATGCTGATCTACCAGCAGATCTCCTCGAGCTTCAATGTCGGCTTTGCCGCGGCGCTCGGCATGGTGCTGCTGACGATCTCGCTGGTTCTGGTCATCGCCTATAACCGTATCCTCGGGCTGGTCTCCGGCCAGCGCGACCTGCAGTGA
- a CDS encoding IclR family transcriptional regulator: MSALDNAIEILRCFSPHQPEISNADVIRLTGKPKSSTSRLLRQLKECGLLEQDAVTRRYRPGLLVFELGRLHRTQNDFVALSEQRLHAVCAKTGHTGYIAVLDGAEQVVLRVVPGSNPLQVVTPPGVRAPAFATSNGRAMLARLSDADIRARMPKPLPAISPAAPRNLTALMARIAEIRRTGYSEASNESLPGVGSLGFALTRRDTNETIGVAVSYPSQLTSVEERAKLWQALRAMAVDLGRLFDDPIWVALDSATPVRKAAAR, encoded by the coding sequence ATGAGCGCCCTCGACAACGCCATCGAAATCCTGCGCTGCTTCTCGCCGCATCAGCCGGAGATCAGCAATGCCGACGTGATCCGGCTCACCGGCAAGCCGAAGAGCTCGACGTCGCGGCTGCTGCGCCAACTCAAGGAATGTGGGTTGCTGGAGCAGGACGCCGTAACCCGACGCTATCGGCCGGGGCTGCTGGTCTTCGAACTCGGCCGATTGCATCGGACTCAAAATGACTTTGTGGCCCTCTCCGAGCAGCGGCTGCATGCCGTCTGCGCCAAGACCGGCCATACCGGCTACATCGCCGTGCTCGACGGCGCCGAGCAGGTCGTGCTGCGCGTCGTCCCCGGATCCAATCCGCTTCAGGTGGTGACGCCGCCCGGCGTACGGGCGCCGGCGTTCGCGACGTCCAACGGCCGGGCCATGCTTGCGCGCCTGAGCGATGCCGATATTCGCGCCCGCATGCCAAAGCCCTTGCCCGCAATCTCGCCAGCTGCGCCGCGGAATCTGACGGCGCTCATGGCGCGTATCGCCGAAATCCGCCGCACCGGCTATTCCGAGGCCAGCAATGAATCCCTGCCGGGCGTAGGCTCGTTGGGTTTCGCGCTCACCCGTCGCGACACCAATGAAACGATCGGGGTCGCCGTATCCTATCCGAGCCAGCTAACCTCGGTCGAAGAGCGCGCGAAACTTTGGCAAGCGCTGCGCGCGATGGCGGTCGACCTCGGCCGGCTCTTCGACGATCCAATATGGGTCGCGCTGGATAGCGCCACCCCCGTACGCAAGGCCGCAGCAAGATGA
- a CDS encoding ABC transporter permease, whose translation MTTAPLVARLTPRLGRFCYLALNVAVVVFLLAPIAIVFVFALNPTPYIQFPPVGVSLRWFEKFFASRDFMNALWLSLEVAAMTTIAATLFGASAALALARGGLPGSRVITAIMLSPLMLPAILTGLALFQSYVLLDVGRPLWGLVLGHTLVSIPYVVRTTLAVLQNFDTRLEEAACNLGAGPLRTYFEVTLPLTKPGVMAGAVFAFIVSFDQFPVSLFLVSPGRETLPITLFNYLKFDLDGTIGAASVVSILLAVLVVFGLDRTVGLRSYAKL comes from the coding sequence ATGACCACCGCGCCGCTCGTCGCTCGCCTCACCCCCCGCCTGGGCCGCTTCTGCTACCTGGCCCTCAATGTTGCGGTGGTGGTTTTCCTGCTGGCGCCGATCGCCATCGTCTTCGTGTTCGCCCTCAATCCTACCCCCTATATCCAGTTTCCGCCGGTTGGCGTTTCATTGCGCTGGTTCGAAAAGTTCTTCGCCTCGCGCGACTTCATGAACGCTTTGTGGTTGAGCCTTGAGGTCGCCGCGATGACGACCATCGCCGCGACCCTGTTCGGCGCCAGTGCCGCCCTCGCCTTGGCGCGCGGCGGGCTGCCCGGCTCGCGCGTCATCACCGCGATCATGCTGTCTCCGCTGATGCTGCCGGCGATCCTGACCGGTCTTGCTCTATTCCAATCCTACGTCTTGCTGGATGTCGGCCGGCCGCTCTGGGGACTGGTGCTCGGTCATACGCTGGTGTCGATCCCCTATGTGGTGCGCACCACGCTGGCGGTTCTGCAAAACTTCGATACGCGCCTGGAGGAAGCTGCGTGCAACCTCGGCGCCGGTCCCTTGCGCACCTATTTCGAGGTGACGCTGCCGCTGACCAAGCCCGGCGTCATGGCGGGAGCCGTGTTCGCCTTCATCGTCTCCTTCGACCAGTTTCCGGTGTCGCTTTTCCTGGTCTCCCCGGGCCGAGAGACGCTGCCAATCACGTTGTTCAACTATCTGAAGTTCGATCTGGACGGAACGATCGGCGCTGCCTCGGTGGTCTCGATCCTGCTCGCCGTGCTGGTCGTCTTCGGGCTCGACCGCACGGTCGGGCTCAGGTCCTACGCAAAGCTGTGA
- a CDS encoding sigma-70 family RNA polymerase sigma factor: MWSRSLLVQSLLVPKKAKPRDNDADSDDAAAERPVSSEMRIVPPLSGNFEHALVNAVLSGEAEAASRFLEHVSTTLWSIVVKLAGDGADAEAAFLHIVASLKANDHARLRGFDGRSRLTTYLSLVARDVLADQLAGQFSKTPHEAWERFSRYFETDIRSRIGRQLPSKLGRAGREDAYQEVCLKLIENDFHRIRSYGGRGSFTGYILTVVDRILIDLVRRETPRRRMPAAISRSAPLDQAIYTAVVWEGCPLDADRLAAALRGRLVQDPTVADIAESVARLAGIATLERASPATEAVSLDALLGEGGGLSIADSSPTPEDRLLLFEEERRRAALVAAVNAAAEKLPTDERLYLQIVFSANEPLPARGIARLMGCPVEEVYRLKQRTQKWLKEIAVQLENNSDMSV, from the coding sequence ATGTGGTCGCGCAGCCTGTTGGTCCAGAGTTTGTTGGTCCCGAAAAAGGCCAAGCCACGCGACAACGATGCCGACAGTGACGATGCGGCCGCCGAAAGGCCAGTCTCTTCTGAGATGCGGATTGTGCCGCCACTGAGCGGCAACTTCGAACATGCGCTCGTCAATGCTGTCCTCTCTGGTGAGGCTGAGGCGGCCAGCAGATTTCTCGAACACGTCTCGACGACGCTGTGGTCGATCGTCGTGAAGCTGGCAGGCGATGGAGCCGACGCGGAGGCTGCATTCCTTCACATCGTCGCATCGCTGAAGGCTAACGATCATGCACGGCTGCGGGGGTTCGACGGACGTTCACGTCTTACGACGTATTTGTCGCTTGTCGCTCGCGATGTTCTCGCCGACCAGCTCGCAGGACAATTCAGCAAGACGCCGCACGAGGCGTGGGAGCGATTCTCGCGTTACTTCGAGACCGACATTCGAAGCCGGATCGGCAGACAATTGCCAAGCAAACTCGGTAGAGCCGGTCGCGAGGACGCGTATCAGGAAGTGTGCCTCAAGCTGATCGAGAACGATTTCCATCGCATCCGCTCATACGGGGGCCGCGGCAGCTTCACCGGCTATATTCTGACCGTGGTCGATCGTATCCTGATCGATCTCGTGCGGCGTGAAACGCCCCGACGGCGTATGCCGGCGGCGATTTCCCGTTCGGCGCCGCTCGACCAGGCTATTTATACAGCTGTGGTGTGGGAGGGTTGTCCGCTGGACGCCGATCGGCTCGCCGCTGCACTGCGCGGCAGGCTGGTGCAAGATCCGACAGTCGCTGATATCGCCGAGTCGGTCGCGCGACTTGCCGGTATCGCGACGTTGGAACGCGCGTCGCCAGCCACCGAGGCCGTCTCGCTCGATGCACTGCTTGGCGAAGGTGGAGGTCTTTCGATCGCGGATTCGTCGCCAACGCCTGAGGACCGCTTGCTGCTCTTTGAGGAGGAGCGGCGTCGCGCAGCTCTCGTTGCTGCCGTTAATGCGGCTGCGGAGAAGCTTCCGACCGATGAACGATTGTACCTTCAGATTGTATTTTCGGCGAATGAGCCGTTGCCGGCACGCGGCATCGCGAGGCTGATGGGTTGTCCGGTCGAGGAAGTCTATCGTTTGAAGCAGCGTACCCAAAAGTGGTTGAAAGAAATTGCGGTGCAATTGGAAAATAATTCCGATATGTCCGTCTAA